From a single Pseudorasbora parva isolate DD20220531a chromosome 15, ASM2467924v1, whole genome shotgun sequence genomic region:
- the reps1 gene encoding ralBP1-associated Eps domain-containing protein 1 isoform X2: MESLTLSDVEQKYYSELFLSCDVDNTKKVASNGKVLDLFRAAQLSNEVVLQITELCGATRLGHFGRSQFYIALKLIALAQSGMPLRVESLNSVRDLPLPRFVMGKNEQETRHAVMFADAENQGHYFPRPPGRVQAKKVSAHEMIQPCVPTVDPQPDTTSPVVSPHQSPPTSPHAWRKHKRQASGGNVDRQPSVPGVVWPPFREAQPGPVTGDGMWSAHSPPPVQESWVSFTDTPPSSTLPMHPPSAQPESTTVRTVTSSMTTNEIQRQTSGYDDPWKITDEQRQYYINQFKTIQADLTGLIPGSAAKEFFTKSKLPILELSHIWELSDFDKDGALTLDEFCAAFHLVVARKNGYDLPEKLPESLMPKLIDLDDSAGVTEPATEVGFSASPVEVTPNKSPSMPSLNQNWPELNQSNEWETFSERSSSSQTLTQFDSNIAPADPDTAIVHPVPIRMTPSKIHMQEMELKRTGSDHTHPTSPIMAKPPELSDETKLAATIKFPGTTVGDGYSSSDSFTSDQEPISSGVNRQRSHSGTSPEGLKVVAPPPPPPRPQTTHSRSSSLDMNRNFAAVPAAGSQQPGVVAFPPAVPPRPLPTQTSVPHGHRSVEGDGLPAHTSTSPQQMPEQPNFADFSQFQVFAADQPADDGEKLSDSGQAERSAEAAGTMRTAKNDVQAEERNATTVNSAKVSTPLAPPPKPVRRRLKSEDELRPDVEDLPQKSNVIATVLATQPSIPRSIGKDKKAIQASIRRNKETNTVLARLNSELQQQLKDLLEERISLEVQLEQLRPFSHL; this comes from the exons ATGGAGAGTTTAACACTGAGCGATGTCGAGCAGAAATATTACTCTGAACTCTTCCTCTCCTGCGATGTCGATAACACCAAGAAAGTGGCTTCCAATGGCAAAGTTCTGGACCTCTTCCGGGCGGCCCAGCTCTCAAACGAAGTGGTCCTTCAG ATTACTGAACTTTGTGGGGCCACACGTCTCGGTCATTTCGGTCGGAGTCAGTTCTACATTGCACTGAAGCTCATTGCACTGGCCCAGTCTGGAATGCCCCTGCGTGTGGAGAGCCTGAATAGTG TCAGGGATCTGCCCCTCCCTCGCTTTGTGATGGGCAAGAACGAGCAGGAGACGAGGCACGCAGTCATGTTCGCAGATGCAGAGAATCAGGGGCACTACTTCCCTAGACCACCTGGCAGAGTGCAAGCCAAAAAAGTGTCAGCGCACGAGATGATTCAGCCATGTGTTCCCACTGTTGATCCTCAG CCGGACACCACATCTCCTGTAGTGTCGCCGCACCAATCCCCTCCCACTTCGCCCCATGCCTGGAGGAAGCACAAACGCCAGGCCAGTGGTGGAAACGTGGACAGACAGCCCTCGGTGCCAGGAGTTGTTTGGCCACCTTTTAGAGAAGCACAGCCAG GACCTGTAACAGGTGACGGGATGTGGTCCGCCCATTCACCCCCTCCTGTCCAAGAAAGTTGGGTCAGCTTTACAGACACACCCCCCTCTAGCACACTTCCAATGCATCCCCCCTCAGCTCAG CCGGAGAGCACAACAGTACGGACTGTGACATCTTCAATGACCACAAATGAAATCCAAAGACAGACCAGTGGTTATGATGACCCTTGGAAAATCACAGATGAGCAAAGACAGTATTACATAAACCAGTTTAAGACCATTCAGGCTGATCTCACTGGTTTAATCCCTG GCTCTGCCGCGAAGGAATTCTTTACGAAGTCCAAACTGCCTATTCTAGAACTGTCTCACATTTG GGAGCTTTCAGATTTTGATAAAGATGGTGCTCTGACCCTGGATGAGTTTTGTGCTGCATTTCATCTCGTAGTCGCTAGGAAAAATGGTTATGACCTTCCCGAAAAGCTCCCTGAGAGCCTAATGCCAAAGCTTATTGACTTGGATGACTCAGCAG GAGTTACAGAACCTGCTACTGAGGTTGGCTTCTCTGCTTCCCCTGTGGAGGTCACTCCAAATAAGTCTCCTTCCATGCCTTCCCTGAACCAGAACTGGCCTGAGCTCAACCAGAGCAATGAG TGGGAGACTTTTAGCGAACGCTCCTCAAGCTCACAAACTCTGACCCAATTTGATTCTAACATTGCACCAGCTGACCCT GATACAGCAATAGTCCACCCTGTGCCCATTCGTATGACACCCAGCAAGATCCACATGCAAGAGATGGAGCTCAAGAGAACTGGAAGTG ATCACACACATCCAACTAGTCCTATAATGGCGAAACCACCAGAACTTTCTGACGAAACCAAACTAGCAGCAACTATTAAGTTTCCTGGTACCACTGTTG GAGATGGCTATAGCAGCTCAGATTCATTTACATCTGATCAAGAGCCCATTTCCAGTGGTGTGAACAGACAAAg GTCTCACTCTGGCACCTCTCCGGAAGGACTGAAGGTTGTGGCTCCGCCCCCACCTCCTCCCCGCCCCCAGACCACTCACTCACGGTCCTCCTCTCTAGACATGAACAGAAACTTTGCTGCTGTCCCTGCAG CAGGTTCGCAGCAGCCAGGTGTAGTGGCCTTTCCCCCCGCAGTGCCTCCCAGACCACTGCCCACACAG ACATCAGTTCCACATGGTCACCGTTCGGTAGAGGGAGATGGTCTTCCAGCACATACCAGCACATCACCCCAGCAGATGCCAGAGCAGCCCAACTTTGCTGACTTCAGCCAGTTCCAGGTTTTTGCCGCGGACCAGCCGGCCGATGATGGAGAGAAACTCTCTGATAGTGGACAG GCAGAAAGATCTGCAGAAGCTGCCGGGACGATGAGAACAGCAAAGAACGATGTTCAGGCAGAAGAACGAAATGCAACCACTGTCAACTCT GCCAAAGTATCCACTCCATTGGCCCCACCTCCCAAACCTGTCCGTCGAAGACTGAAGTCAGAAGATGAGCTCAGACCAGATGTGGAGGACCTTCCGCAAAAGTCTAATGTCATAGCCACTGTTCTTGCAACCCAGCCCTCAATTCCACG GTCTATCGGTAAGGATAAAAAGGCCATCCAGGCTTCCATTAgaagaaacaaagaaacaaatacagttttagCCAGACTCAACAGTGAATTACAGCAACAGTTGAAG GACCTGCTAGAAGAAAGAATATCTCTTGAAGTGCAACTGGAACAGCTTAGACCTTTTTCGCATTTGTAA
- the reps1 gene encoding ralBP1-associated Eps domain-containing protein 1 isoform X6, producing the protein MESLTLSDVEQKYYSELFLSCDVDNTKKVASNGKVLDLFRAAQLSNEVVLQITELCGATRLGHFGRSQFYIALKLIALAQSGMPLRVESLNSVRDLPLPRFVMGKNEQETRHAVMFADAENQGHYFPRPPGRVQAKKVSAHEMIQPCVPTVDPQPDTTSPVVSPHQSPPTSPHAWRKHKRQASGGNVDRQPSVPGVVWPPFREAQPGPVTGDGMWSAHSPPPVQESWVSFTDTPPSSTLPMHPPSAQPESTTVRTVTSSMTTNEIQRQTSGYDDPWKITDEQRQYYINQFKTIQADLTGLIPGSAAKEFFTKSKLPILELSHIWELSDFDKDGALTLDEFCAAFHLVVARKNGYDLPEKLPESLMPKLIDLDDSAGVTEPATEVGFSASPVEVTPNKSPSMPSLNQNWPELNQSNEDTAIVHPVPIRMTPSKIHMQEMELKRTGSDHTHPTSPIMAKPPELSDETKLAATIKFPGTTVGDGYSSSDSFTSDQEPISSGVNRQRSHSGTSPEGLKVVAPPPPPPRPQTTHSRSSSLDMNRNFAAVPAGSQQPGVVAFPPAVPPRPLPTQTSVPHGHRSVEGDGLPAHTSTSPQQMPEQPNFADFSQFQVFAADQPADDGEKLSDSGQAERSAEAAGTMRTAKNDVQAEERNATTVNSAKVSTPLAPPPKPVRRRLKSEDELRPDVEDLPQKSNVIATVLATQPSIPRSIGKDKKAIQASIRRNKETNTVLARLNSELQQQLKDLLEERISLEVQLEQLRPFSHL; encoded by the exons ATGGAGAGTTTAACACTGAGCGATGTCGAGCAGAAATATTACTCTGAACTCTTCCTCTCCTGCGATGTCGATAACACCAAGAAAGTGGCTTCCAATGGCAAAGTTCTGGACCTCTTCCGGGCGGCCCAGCTCTCAAACGAAGTGGTCCTTCAG ATTACTGAACTTTGTGGGGCCACACGTCTCGGTCATTTCGGTCGGAGTCAGTTCTACATTGCACTGAAGCTCATTGCACTGGCCCAGTCTGGAATGCCCCTGCGTGTGGAGAGCCTGAATAGTG TCAGGGATCTGCCCCTCCCTCGCTTTGTGATGGGCAAGAACGAGCAGGAGACGAGGCACGCAGTCATGTTCGCAGATGCAGAGAATCAGGGGCACTACTTCCCTAGACCACCTGGCAGAGTGCAAGCCAAAAAAGTGTCAGCGCACGAGATGATTCAGCCATGTGTTCCCACTGTTGATCCTCAG CCGGACACCACATCTCCTGTAGTGTCGCCGCACCAATCCCCTCCCACTTCGCCCCATGCCTGGAGGAAGCACAAACGCCAGGCCAGTGGTGGAAACGTGGACAGACAGCCCTCGGTGCCAGGAGTTGTTTGGCCACCTTTTAGAGAAGCACAGCCAG GACCTGTAACAGGTGACGGGATGTGGTCCGCCCATTCACCCCCTCCTGTCCAAGAAAGTTGGGTCAGCTTTACAGACACACCCCCCTCTAGCACACTTCCAATGCATCCCCCCTCAGCTCAG CCGGAGAGCACAACAGTACGGACTGTGACATCTTCAATGACCACAAATGAAATCCAAAGACAGACCAGTGGTTATGATGACCCTTGGAAAATCACAGATGAGCAAAGACAGTATTACATAAACCAGTTTAAGACCATTCAGGCTGATCTCACTGGTTTAATCCCTG GCTCTGCCGCGAAGGAATTCTTTACGAAGTCCAAACTGCCTATTCTAGAACTGTCTCACATTTG GGAGCTTTCAGATTTTGATAAAGATGGTGCTCTGACCCTGGATGAGTTTTGTGCTGCATTTCATCTCGTAGTCGCTAGGAAAAATGGTTATGACCTTCCCGAAAAGCTCCCTGAGAGCCTAATGCCAAAGCTTATTGACTTGGATGACTCAGCAG GAGTTACAGAACCTGCTACTGAGGTTGGCTTCTCTGCTTCCCCTGTGGAGGTCACTCCAAATAAGTCTCCTTCCATGCCTTCCCTGAACCAGAACTGGCCTGAGCTCAACCAGAGCAATGAG GATACAGCAATAGTCCACCCTGTGCCCATTCGTATGACACCCAGCAAGATCCACATGCAAGAGATGGAGCTCAAGAGAACTGGAAGTG ATCACACACATCCAACTAGTCCTATAATGGCGAAACCACCAGAACTTTCTGACGAAACCAAACTAGCAGCAACTATTAAGTTTCCTGGTACCACTGTTG GAGATGGCTATAGCAGCTCAGATTCATTTACATCTGATCAAGAGCCCATTTCCAGTGGTGTGAACAGACAAAg GTCTCACTCTGGCACCTCTCCGGAAGGACTGAAGGTTGTGGCTCCGCCCCCACCTCCTCCCCGCCCCCAGACCACTCACTCACGGTCCTCCTCTCTAGACATGAACAGAAACTTTGCTGCTGTCCCTGCAG GTTCGCAGCAGCCAGGTGTAGTGGCCTTTCCCCCCGCAGTGCCTCCCAGACCACTGCCCACACAG ACATCAGTTCCACATGGTCACCGTTCGGTAGAGGGAGATGGTCTTCCAGCACATACCAGCACATCACCCCAGCAGATGCCAGAGCAGCCCAACTTTGCTGACTTCAGCCAGTTCCAGGTTTTTGCCGCGGACCAGCCGGCCGATGATGGAGAGAAACTCTCTGATAGTGGACAG GCAGAAAGATCTGCAGAAGCTGCCGGGACGATGAGAACAGCAAAGAACGATGTTCAGGCAGAAGAACGAAATGCAACCACTGTCAACTCT GCCAAAGTATCCACTCCATTGGCCCCACCTCCCAAACCTGTCCGTCGAAGACTGAAGTCAGAAGATGAGCTCAGACCAGATGTGGAGGACCTTCCGCAAAAGTCTAATGTCATAGCCACTGTTCTTGCAACCCAGCCCTCAATTCCACG GTCTATCGGTAAGGATAAAAAGGCCATCCAGGCTTCCATTAgaagaaacaaagaaacaaatacagttttagCCAGACTCAACAGTGAATTACAGCAACAGTTGAAG GACCTGCTAGAAGAAAGAATATCTCTTGAAGTGCAACTGGAACAGCTTAGACCTTTTTCGCATTTGTAA
- the reps1 gene encoding ralBP1-associated Eps domain-containing protein 1 isoform X3: MESLTLSDVEQKYYSELFLSCDVDNTKKVASNGKVLDLFRAAQLSNEVVLQITELCGATRLGHFGRSQFYIALKLIALAQSGMPLRVESLNSVRDLPLPRFVMGKNEQETRHAVMFADAENQGHYFPRPPGRVQAKKVSAHEMIQPCVPTVDPQPDTTSPVVSPHQSPPTSPHAWRKHKRQASGGNVDRQPSVPGVVWPPFREAQPGPVTGDGMWSAHSPPPVQESWVSFTDTPPSSTLPMHPPSAQPESTTVRTVTSSMTTNEIQRQTSGYDDPWKITDEQRQYYINQFKTIQADLTGLIPGSAAKEFFTKSKLPILELSHIWELSDFDKDGALTLDEFCAAFHLVVARKNGYDLPEKLPESLMPKLIDLDDSAGVTEPATEVGFSASPVEVTPNKSPSMPSLNQNWPELNQSNEQWETFSERSSSSQTLTQFDSNIAPADPDTAIVHPVPIRMTPSKIHMQEMELKRTGSDHTHPTSPIMAKPPELSDETKLAATIKFPGTTVGDGYSSSDSFTSDQEPISSGVNRQRSHSGTSPEGLKVVAPPPPPPRPQTTHSRSSSLDMNRNFAAVPAGSQQPGVVAFPPAVPPRPLPTQTSVPHGHRSVEGDGLPAHTSTSPQQMPEQPNFADFSQFQVFAADQPADDGEKLSDSGQAERSAEAAGTMRTAKNDVQAEERNATTVNSAKVSTPLAPPPKPVRRRLKSEDELRPDVEDLPQKSNVIATVLATQPSIPRSIGKDKKAIQASIRRNKETNTVLARLNSELQQQLKDLLEERISLEVQLEQLRPFSHL, from the exons ATGGAGAGTTTAACACTGAGCGATGTCGAGCAGAAATATTACTCTGAACTCTTCCTCTCCTGCGATGTCGATAACACCAAGAAAGTGGCTTCCAATGGCAAAGTTCTGGACCTCTTCCGGGCGGCCCAGCTCTCAAACGAAGTGGTCCTTCAG ATTACTGAACTTTGTGGGGCCACACGTCTCGGTCATTTCGGTCGGAGTCAGTTCTACATTGCACTGAAGCTCATTGCACTGGCCCAGTCTGGAATGCCCCTGCGTGTGGAGAGCCTGAATAGTG TCAGGGATCTGCCCCTCCCTCGCTTTGTGATGGGCAAGAACGAGCAGGAGACGAGGCACGCAGTCATGTTCGCAGATGCAGAGAATCAGGGGCACTACTTCCCTAGACCACCTGGCAGAGTGCAAGCCAAAAAAGTGTCAGCGCACGAGATGATTCAGCCATGTGTTCCCACTGTTGATCCTCAG CCGGACACCACATCTCCTGTAGTGTCGCCGCACCAATCCCCTCCCACTTCGCCCCATGCCTGGAGGAAGCACAAACGCCAGGCCAGTGGTGGAAACGTGGACAGACAGCCCTCGGTGCCAGGAGTTGTTTGGCCACCTTTTAGAGAAGCACAGCCAG GACCTGTAACAGGTGACGGGATGTGGTCCGCCCATTCACCCCCTCCTGTCCAAGAAAGTTGGGTCAGCTTTACAGACACACCCCCCTCTAGCACACTTCCAATGCATCCCCCCTCAGCTCAG CCGGAGAGCACAACAGTACGGACTGTGACATCTTCAATGACCACAAATGAAATCCAAAGACAGACCAGTGGTTATGATGACCCTTGGAAAATCACAGATGAGCAAAGACAGTATTACATAAACCAGTTTAAGACCATTCAGGCTGATCTCACTGGTTTAATCCCTG GCTCTGCCGCGAAGGAATTCTTTACGAAGTCCAAACTGCCTATTCTAGAACTGTCTCACATTTG GGAGCTTTCAGATTTTGATAAAGATGGTGCTCTGACCCTGGATGAGTTTTGTGCTGCATTTCATCTCGTAGTCGCTAGGAAAAATGGTTATGACCTTCCCGAAAAGCTCCCTGAGAGCCTAATGCCAAAGCTTATTGACTTGGATGACTCAGCAG GAGTTACAGAACCTGCTACTGAGGTTGGCTTCTCTGCTTCCCCTGTGGAGGTCACTCCAAATAAGTCTCCTTCCATGCCTTCCCTGAACCAGAACTGGCCTGAGCTCAACCAGAGCAATGAG CAGTGGGAGACTTTTAGCGAACGCTCCTCAAGCTCACAAACTCTGACCCAATTTGATTCTAACATTGCACCAGCTGACCCT GATACAGCAATAGTCCACCCTGTGCCCATTCGTATGACACCCAGCAAGATCCACATGCAAGAGATGGAGCTCAAGAGAACTGGAAGTG ATCACACACATCCAACTAGTCCTATAATGGCGAAACCACCAGAACTTTCTGACGAAACCAAACTAGCAGCAACTATTAAGTTTCCTGGTACCACTGTTG GAGATGGCTATAGCAGCTCAGATTCATTTACATCTGATCAAGAGCCCATTTCCAGTGGTGTGAACAGACAAAg GTCTCACTCTGGCACCTCTCCGGAAGGACTGAAGGTTGTGGCTCCGCCCCCACCTCCTCCCCGCCCCCAGACCACTCACTCACGGTCCTCCTCTCTAGACATGAACAGAAACTTTGCTGCTGTCCCTGCAG GTTCGCAGCAGCCAGGTGTAGTGGCCTTTCCCCCCGCAGTGCCTCCCAGACCACTGCCCACACAG ACATCAGTTCCACATGGTCACCGTTCGGTAGAGGGAGATGGTCTTCCAGCACATACCAGCACATCACCCCAGCAGATGCCAGAGCAGCCCAACTTTGCTGACTTCAGCCAGTTCCAGGTTTTTGCCGCGGACCAGCCGGCCGATGATGGAGAGAAACTCTCTGATAGTGGACAG GCAGAAAGATCTGCAGAAGCTGCCGGGACGATGAGAACAGCAAAGAACGATGTTCAGGCAGAAGAACGAAATGCAACCACTGTCAACTCT GCCAAAGTATCCACTCCATTGGCCCCACCTCCCAAACCTGTCCGTCGAAGACTGAAGTCAGAAGATGAGCTCAGACCAGATGTGGAGGACCTTCCGCAAAAGTCTAATGTCATAGCCACTGTTCTTGCAACCCAGCCCTCAATTCCACG GTCTATCGGTAAGGATAAAAAGGCCATCCAGGCTTCCATTAgaagaaacaaagaaacaaatacagttttagCCAGACTCAACAGTGAATTACAGCAACAGTTGAAG GACCTGCTAGAAGAAAGAATATCTCTTGAAGTGCAACTGGAACAGCTTAGACCTTTTTCGCATTTGTAA
- the reps1 gene encoding ralBP1-associated Eps domain-containing protein 1 isoform X5 yields MESLTLSDVEQKYYSELFLSCDVDNTKKVASNGKVLDLFRAAQLSNEVVLQITELCGATRLGHFGRSQFYIALKLIALAQSGMPLRVESLNSVRDLPLPRFVMGKNEQETRHAVMFADAENQGHYFPRPPGRVQAKKVSAHEMIQPCVPTVDPQPDTTSPVVSPHQSPPTSPHAWRKHKRQASGGNVDRQPSVPGVVWPPFREAQPGPVTGDGMWSAHSPPPVQESWVSFTDTPPSSTLPMHPPSAQPESTTVRTVTSSMTTNEIQRQTSGYDDPWKITDEQRQYYINQFKTIQADLTGLIPGSAAKEFFTKSKLPILELSHIWELSDFDKDGALTLDEFCAAFHLVVARKNGYDLPEKLPESLMPKLIDLDDSAGVTEPATEVGFSASPVEVTPNKSPSMPSLNQNWPELNQSNEDTAIVHPVPIRMTPSKIHMQEMELKRTGSDHTHPTSPIMAKPPELSDETKLAATIKFPGTTVGDGYSSSDSFTSDQEPISSGVNRQRSHSGTSPEGLKVVAPPPPPPRPQTTHSRSSSLDMNRNFAAVPAAGSQQPGVVAFPPAVPPRPLPTQTSVPHGHRSVEGDGLPAHTSTSPQQMPEQPNFADFSQFQVFAADQPADDGEKLSDSGQAERSAEAAGTMRTAKNDVQAEERNATTVNSAKVSTPLAPPPKPVRRRLKSEDELRPDVEDLPQKSNVIATVLATQPSIPRSIGKDKKAIQASIRRNKETNTVLARLNSELQQQLKDLLEERISLEVQLEQLRPFSHL; encoded by the exons ATGGAGAGTTTAACACTGAGCGATGTCGAGCAGAAATATTACTCTGAACTCTTCCTCTCCTGCGATGTCGATAACACCAAGAAAGTGGCTTCCAATGGCAAAGTTCTGGACCTCTTCCGGGCGGCCCAGCTCTCAAACGAAGTGGTCCTTCAG ATTACTGAACTTTGTGGGGCCACACGTCTCGGTCATTTCGGTCGGAGTCAGTTCTACATTGCACTGAAGCTCATTGCACTGGCCCAGTCTGGAATGCCCCTGCGTGTGGAGAGCCTGAATAGTG TCAGGGATCTGCCCCTCCCTCGCTTTGTGATGGGCAAGAACGAGCAGGAGACGAGGCACGCAGTCATGTTCGCAGATGCAGAGAATCAGGGGCACTACTTCCCTAGACCACCTGGCAGAGTGCAAGCCAAAAAAGTGTCAGCGCACGAGATGATTCAGCCATGTGTTCCCACTGTTGATCCTCAG CCGGACACCACATCTCCTGTAGTGTCGCCGCACCAATCCCCTCCCACTTCGCCCCATGCCTGGAGGAAGCACAAACGCCAGGCCAGTGGTGGAAACGTGGACAGACAGCCCTCGGTGCCAGGAGTTGTTTGGCCACCTTTTAGAGAAGCACAGCCAG GACCTGTAACAGGTGACGGGATGTGGTCCGCCCATTCACCCCCTCCTGTCCAAGAAAGTTGGGTCAGCTTTACAGACACACCCCCCTCTAGCACACTTCCAATGCATCCCCCCTCAGCTCAG CCGGAGAGCACAACAGTACGGACTGTGACATCTTCAATGACCACAAATGAAATCCAAAGACAGACCAGTGGTTATGATGACCCTTGGAAAATCACAGATGAGCAAAGACAGTATTACATAAACCAGTTTAAGACCATTCAGGCTGATCTCACTGGTTTAATCCCTG GCTCTGCCGCGAAGGAATTCTTTACGAAGTCCAAACTGCCTATTCTAGAACTGTCTCACATTTG GGAGCTTTCAGATTTTGATAAAGATGGTGCTCTGACCCTGGATGAGTTTTGTGCTGCATTTCATCTCGTAGTCGCTAGGAAAAATGGTTATGACCTTCCCGAAAAGCTCCCTGAGAGCCTAATGCCAAAGCTTATTGACTTGGATGACTCAGCAG GAGTTACAGAACCTGCTACTGAGGTTGGCTTCTCTGCTTCCCCTGTGGAGGTCACTCCAAATAAGTCTCCTTCCATGCCTTCCCTGAACCAGAACTGGCCTGAGCTCAACCAGAGCAATGAG GATACAGCAATAGTCCACCCTGTGCCCATTCGTATGACACCCAGCAAGATCCACATGCAAGAGATGGAGCTCAAGAGAACTGGAAGTG ATCACACACATCCAACTAGTCCTATAATGGCGAAACCACCAGAACTTTCTGACGAAACCAAACTAGCAGCAACTATTAAGTTTCCTGGTACCACTGTTG GAGATGGCTATAGCAGCTCAGATTCATTTACATCTGATCAAGAGCCCATTTCCAGTGGTGTGAACAGACAAAg GTCTCACTCTGGCACCTCTCCGGAAGGACTGAAGGTTGTGGCTCCGCCCCCACCTCCTCCCCGCCCCCAGACCACTCACTCACGGTCCTCCTCTCTAGACATGAACAGAAACTTTGCTGCTGTCCCTGCAG CAGGTTCGCAGCAGCCAGGTGTAGTGGCCTTTCCCCCCGCAGTGCCTCCCAGACCACTGCCCACACAG ACATCAGTTCCACATGGTCACCGTTCGGTAGAGGGAGATGGTCTTCCAGCACATACCAGCACATCACCCCAGCAGATGCCAGAGCAGCCCAACTTTGCTGACTTCAGCCAGTTCCAGGTTTTTGCCGCGGACCAGCCGGCCGATGATGGAGAGAAACTCTCTGATAGTGGACAG GCAGAAAGATCTGCAGAAGCTGCCGGGACGATGAGAACAGCAAAGAACGATGTTCAGGCAGAAGAACGAAATGCAACCACTGTCAACTCT GCCAAAGTATCCACTCCATTGGCCCCACCTCCCAAACCTGTCCGTCGAAGACTGAAGTCAGAAGATGAGCTCAGACCAGATGTGGAGGACCTTCCGCAAAAGTCTAATGTCATAGCCACTGTTCTTGCAACCCAGCCCTCAATTCCACG GTCTATCGGTAAGGATAAAAAGGCCATCCAGGCTTCCATTAgaagaaacaaagaaacaaatacagttttagCCAGACTCAACAGTGAATTACAGCAACAGTTGAAG GACCTGCTAGAAGAAAGAATATCTCTTGAAGTGCAACTGGAACAGCTTAGACCTTTTTCGCATTTGTAA